From the genome of Nicotiana sylvestris chromosome 2, ASM39365v2, whole genome shotgun sequence, one region includes:
- the LOC104249038 gene encoding NEP1-interacting protein-like 1 codes for MEFYAYPSRALPSSLSSSLSSFSIVDLVDRAKDCFCLAVSTIVGNVFSAIFTFFFALVGTLLGAMTGALIGQETESGFVRGAAVGAISGAVFSLEVFESSLLLWQSDESGIGCVLYLIDVIASLLSGRLVRERIGPAMLSAVQSQMGAVETAYEEIPNIFDTGGAKGLPGDSVEKIPKIIIANDNDMDGSGERVSCSVCLQDLQLGETVRCLPQCHHMFHLPCIDTWLLRHGSCPLCRRDL; via the exons ATGGAGTTTTACGCATACCCATCTCGTGCTTTACCTTCATCGTTATCatcctctctttcttctttttcaatcGTGGATTTGGTTGATAGGGCAAAAGATTGTTTCTGCCTTGCCGTCTCTACAATCGTTGGCAATGTTTTCTCTGCAATCTTCACCTTCTTCTTCGCACTAG TGGGCACCTTATTAGGAGCAATGACTGGAGCTTTAATAGGCCAAGAGACAGAAAGTGGATTTGTTAGAGGTGCTGCAGTTGGTGCCATCTCTGGTGCTGTTTTCTCTCTTGAAGTCTTTGAGTCATCTCTATTGCTATGGCAGTCCGATGAATCTGGAATTGGATGTGTTCTTTACTTG ATTGATGTAATAGCGAGCCTGTTAAGCGGTAGACTAGTTCGTGAGCGGATTGGTCCAGCTATGCTAAGTGCAGTGCAAAGTCAG ATGGGAGCTGTTGAAACTGCATATGAAGAGATACCTAACATTTTCGATACAGGCGGGGCAAAGGGTTTACCTGGAGATTCTGTTGAAAAGATCCCTAAGATTATAATTGCAAATGATAATGATATGGATGGTTCTGGAGAGAGAGTCTCCTGTTCAGTCTGTCTACAG GACTTACAACTAGGAGAGACTGTTAGATGTTTACCACAATGTCATCATATGTTTCACCTACCCTGCATTGATACATGGCTGTtgagacatggatcttgtccattGTGCAGAAGGGACCTGTAG
- the LOC104249043 gene encoding 15-cis-phytoene desaturase, chloroplastic/chromoplastic, with the protein MPPCLCLPATHSLPSSNLLISTRHRFRLPKPPNASSQISLNSPLSNQTSPPQPKTTGVIVIGGGLAGLAAATRLQADNVPFLLLEASDAVGGRVRSDVVDGYILDRGFQIFITGYPEARKILDYDALDLRKFYSGAQVYYGGRFNTVADPLRHFSDSLQSLTNPIGTVVDKLLIGLTRLKVLTQGDDEILNAEEVTTIDLLKKIGFSDAILDRFFRPFFGGIFFDRELETTSRLFNFIFKCLALGDNTLPAKGIAAIPEQLAAKLPSNSILLNSPVVSVDSESNSSSRIRVKLLNGEILESEFGIIVAVEEPEAVKLLAGKMAGEKTAEVRQPVRSTVCLYFSADQDKVPVRDPVLLLNGTDKGIINNMFFATNVAPSYAPAGKALVSVSLVGLYGDVADEDLVDQVVKELSGWFGQSVVGSWSYLRMYRIGFAQPNQCPPTNLTKNPKIKPGLYICGDYVTSATFDGALVSGKKAAEALLQDRALVTV; encoded by the coding sequence ATGCCGCCGTGTCTCTGTCTCCCCGCCACTCACTCTCTCCCCTCCTCAAACCTTCTCATCTCCACGCGCCACCGCTTTCGACTCCCTAAACCGCCGAATGCTTCTTCACAGATATCCCTGAACTCGCCATTATCCAATCAAACCTCACCCCCTCAGCCTAAAACAACCGGAGTCATTGTTATTGGCGGTGGCTTAGCTGGCTTAGCAGCTGCAACTCGGCTTCAAGCCGATAATGTCCCATTTCTACTTCTCGAAGCTTCTGACGCCGTTGGCGGCCGTGTTCGCTCTGACGTAGTCGACGGTTATATCCTCGATCGTGGTTTCCAGATTTTCATTACTGGTTACCCTGAAGCTCGAAAAATCCTTGACTATGACGCCTTAGACCTCAGAAAATTCTACTCTGGGGCTCAGGTTTACTACGGTGGTCGCTTCAACACCGTTGCTGACCCTCTCCGTCACTTCTCCGATTCTCTGCAATCTCTAACTAACCCAATCGGTACAGTTGTGGATAAATTACTTATCGGATTGACTAGATTAAAAGTTTTGACTCAAGGAGATGATGAGATATTGAATGCTGAAGAAGTTACTACTATTGATTTACTGAAAAAGATCGGTTTTTCGGATGCAATATTAGATAGGTTTTTTCGACCTTTTTTTGGCGGGATTTTCTTCGATAGAGAGCTTGAAACGACGTCGCGGCTGTTCAATTTCATCTTCAAGTGCCTAGCTCTAGGTGACAACACACTTCCGGCGAAGGGCATTGCTGCGATTCCGGAACAATTGGCGGCGAAATTGCCGTCGAATTCGATACTGTTGAATTCACCAGTCGTTTCCGTTGATTCAGAATCGAATTCGAGCTCAAGAATAAGGGTGAAATTACTAAATGGAGAAATTTTGGAAAGTGAATTTGGGATAATAGTGGCAGTTGAAGAGCCTGAGGCAGTTAAGTTATTGGCGGGGAAAATGGCTGGAGAAAAAACAGCTGAGGTTCGACAACCGGTTCGGAGCACCGTTTGTTTGTATTTTTCAGCTGACCAAGACAAAGTTCCGGTTCGGGACCCGGTTCTGCTTCTTAACGGGACGGATAAAGGGATAATCAATAACATGTTCTTCGCCACTAATGTTGCTCCCTCTTATGCTCCGGCAGGAAAGGCACTGGTTTCTGTGTCGCTTGTGGGGCTATATGGTGACGTGGCGGATGAGGATTTGGTGGATCAGGTCGTGAAGGAGCTTTCGGGCTGGTTCGGGCAGTCGGTAGTTGGGTCTTGGAGTTACTTGAGAATGTACCGGATCGGGTTTGCCCAACCGAACCAATGCCCACCCACCAACTTGACGAAGAACCCGAAAATAAAACCAGGCTTGTATATTTGTGGAGATTATGTGACTAGTGCTACTTTTGATGGAGCTTTGGTTTCTGGCAAAAAAGCAGCAGAAGCTTTGTTACAAGATAGAGCCTTGGTTACAGTATAG
- the LOC104249053 gene encoding probable serine/threonine-protein kinase PBL9 isoform X1, whose translation MNQGFFQSQQHIWAVVSAAILIVLFGCSIFFCFKRKLYACFRLPENQKGTLKAEQMMLKRYQLEQLQKATNNFSEDCLVGSGAFGNVYKGTFDGEESLAIKKAHTESYTSTEEFENEIRLLSKVKHRNLVSLVGFCQEAGPKGAKILVYEYVPNGSLLDYIMGRGGRGLTWRHRVTIAIGAAKGIAHLHEGSKPSIIHRDIKPSNILVGENFEAKVSDFGLVKSGPSGDQSHVSSQIKGTPGYLDPAYCSSLHLTSFTDVYSYGVILLQLVAARPVVENSRGHPNFHIIDWARPSLERGSIDEIIDANLLMEHCNMEMMLKMGQLGLKCVVKVPRERPKMTQVWQELEAALFSAETIIYKQPSNGSLQLASLSSGSMGRRNHQPKQLDDSQSSVSIDGIRLQRFHLDIDRLSFGSANLRCLDAYSISIEDDSYDLTGTSEETTTSGNEEFRLTYNIS comes from the exons ATGAATCAAGGTTTCTTTCAAAGCCAGCAACACATTTGGGCTGTAGTATCAGCTGCAATTTTGATAGTACTTTTTGGTTGCTCAATTTTTTTCTGCTTCAAGAGGAAGCTGTATGCATGCTTTAGGTTACCAGAGAACCAAAAAG GAACTTTAAAAGCTGAACAGATGATGTTGAAGCGGTACCAGTTGGAACAATTACAAAAGGCAACTAATAATTTCAGTGAAGATTGTCTGGTTGGTTCTGGTGCATTTGGAAATGTCTATAAAGGAACATTTGATGGGGAGGAATCACTAGCTATAAAGAAGGCACATACTGAATCATACACCAGCACTGAAGAGTTTGAAAATG AGATCAGGTTGCTCTCAAAAGTGAAGCACAGGAACCTCGTTAGTTTGGTGGGGTTCTGCCAAGAAGCTG GGCCAAAGGGAGCAAAAATTCTGGTGTATGAGTATGTTCCAAATGGTTCTCTGCTAGACTACATCATGG GGAGGGGAGGAAGGGGCTTAACATGGAGGCATAGAGTGACGATAGCCATTGGAGCTGCTAAAG GTATAGCTCATCTGCATGAAGGAAGCAAACCAAGTATAATTCATCGGGACATAAAACCGAGCAACATCTTGGTAGGAGAGAACTTTGAGGCCAAGGTCTCAGATTTTGGGCTTGTGAAATCGGGTCCTAGTGGGGATCAGTCACATGTTAGCAGTCAGATAAAGGGGACACCAGGGTACCTTGACCCTGCCTACTGTTCATCTCTCCATTTGACTTCATTCACCGACGTATACAGCTATGGTGTTATATTACTGCAGCTTGTTGCTGCTAGACCTGTAGTCGAGAACAGCAGAGGTCATCCTAATTTTCACATTATTGATTGG GCAAGACCTAGCTTGGAACGAGGAAGCATTGATGAAATAATAGATGCTAATCTCTTGATGGAACATTGCAACATGGAAATGATGTTGAAAATGGGACAACTTGGTCTGAAATGTGTGGTCAAAGTCCCTAGAGAAAGGCCTAAAATGACTCAAGTATGGCAAGAACTGGAGGCTGCCCTCTTTTCTGCAGAAACTATCATATATAAACAACCTTCAAATGGTTCCTTACAATTAGCAAGCTTGTCAAGCGGATCAATGGGTCGTAGAAACCATCAACCGAAACAACTTGATGATTCTCAAAGCTCAGTTAGCATAGATGGCATTAGATTGCAGAGGTTTCACTTGGACATAGATCGCCTATCCTTTGGTAGTGCAAATTTGAGGTGCTTAGATGCCTATAGTATAAGCATTGAAGACGACTCATACGATCTGACAGGAACTTCCGAGGAAACAACCACGAGTGGAAACGAAGAGTTTAGGCTAACATACAATATCAGTTAA
- the LOC104249053 gene encoding receptor-like protein kinase HERK 1 isoform X2: MMLKRYQLEQLQKATNNFSEDCLVGSGAFGNVYKGTFDGEESLAIKKAHTESYTSTEEFENEIRLLSKVKHRNLVSLVGFCQEAGPKGAKILVYEYVPNGSLLDYIMGRGGRGLTWRHRVTIAIGAAKGIAHLHEGSKPSIIHRDIKPSNILVGENFEAKVSDFGLVKSGPSGDQSHVSSQIKGTPGYLDPAYCSSLHLTSFTDVYSYGVILLQLVAARPVVENSRGHPNFHIIDWARPSLERGSIDEIIDANLLMEHCNMEMMLKMGQLGLKCVVKVPRERPKMTQVWQELEAALFSAETIIYKQPSNGSLQLASLSSGSMGRRNHQPKQLDDSQSSVSIDGIRLQRFHLDIDRLSFGSANLRCLDAYSISIEDDSYDLTGTSEETTTSGNEEFRLTYNIS; this comes from the exons ATGATGTTGAAGCGGTACCAGTTGGAACAATTACAAAAGGCAACTAATAATTTCAGTGAAGATTGTCTGGTTGGTTCTGGTGCATTTGGAAATGTCTATAAAGGAACATTTGATGGGGAGGAATCACTAGCTATAAAGAAGGCACATACTGAATCATACACCAGCACTGAAGAGTTTGAAAATG AGATCAGGTTGCTCTCAAAAGTGAAGCACAGGAACCTCGTTAGTTTGGTGGGGTTCTGCCAAGAAGCTG GGCCAAAGGGAGCAAAAATTCTGGTGTATGAGTATGTTCCAAATGGTTCTCTGCTAGACTACATCATGG GGAGGGGAGGAAGGGGCTTAACATGGAGGCATAGAGTGACGATAGCCATTGGAGCTGCTAAAG GTATAGCTCATCTGCATGAAGGAAGCAAACCAAGTATAATTCATCGGGACATAAAACCGAGCAACATCTTGGTAGGAGAGAACTTTGAGGCCAAGGTCTCAGATTTTGGGCTTGTGAAATCGGGTCCTAGTGGGGATCAGTCACATGTTAGCAGTCAGATAAAGGGGACACCAGGGTACCTTGACCCTGCCTACTGTTCATCTCTCCATTTGACTTCATTCACCGACGTATACAGCTATGGTGTTATATTACTGCAGCTTGTTGCTGCTAGACCTGTAGTCGAGAACAGCAGAGGTCATCCTAATTTTCACATTATTGATTGG GCAAGACCTAGCTTGGAACGAGGAAGCATTGATGAAATAATAGATGCTAATCTCTTGATGGAACATTGCAACATGGAAATGATGTTGAAAATGGGACAACTTGGTCTGAAATGTGTGGTCAAAGTCCCTAGAGAAAGGCCTAAAATGACTCAAGTATGGCAAGAACTGGAGGCTGCCCTCTTTTCTGCAGAAACTATCATATATAAACAACCTTCAAATGGTTCCTTACAATTAGCAAGCTTGTCAAGCGGATCAATGGGTCGTAGAAACCATCAACCGAAACAACTTGATGATTCTCAAAGCTCAGTTAGCATAGATGGCATTAGATTGCAGAGGTTTCACTTGGACATAGATCGCCTATCCTTTGGTAGTGCAAATTTGAGGTGCTTAGATGCCTATAGTATAAGCATTGAAGACGACTCATACGATCTGACAGGAACTTCCGAGGAAACAACCACGAGTGGAAACGAAGAGTTTAGGCTAACATACAATATCAGTTAA
- the LOC104249074 gene encoding probable protein phosphatase 2C 60, producing the protein MLSKLIIFLRACWRPSSDSYVHTGPDSAGRQDGLLWYKDSGLHLVGEFSMAVVQANNLLEDQSQIESGSLSLLDSGPYGTFVGVYDGHGGPETSRYINDHLFQHLKRFAAEQNSMSVDVIRKAFQATEEGFLSLVVKQWPTKPQMAAVGSCCLVGVICDGTLYVANLGDSRAVLGRLVKATGEVLALQLSAEHNASFESVRQELHSMHPDDPQIVVLKHNVWRVKGLIQITRSIGDLYLKNAEYNKEPLYAKFRLREPFKRPLLSADPSISVHELEPHDQFLILASDGLWEHLSNQEAVDIVQNSSHSGSARRLVKAALQEAAKKREMRYSDLKKIDRGVRRHFHDDISVIVVFLDSNLVSRATSLRGPSVSLRGGGVNLLARSLAPTPT; encoded by the exons ATGTTATCAAAGTTGATAATTTTTTTGAGGGCATGTTGGCGGCCATCATCGGACAGTTATGTACACACTGGTCCAGATTCAGCTGGACGCCAAGATGGACTTCTTTGGTACAAAGACAGTGGACTGCACTTAGTTGGTGAATTCTCTATGGCAGTTGTTCAGGCCAACAATTTGCTGGAGGATCAAAGCCAGATTGAGTCGGGTTCTCTGAGCTTGCTCGATTCTGGCCCCTATGGAACGTTTGTCGGGGTATATGATGGTCATGGTGGGCCTGAAACATCACGTTATATCAATGATCACCTCTTTCAGCATCTCAAGA GGTTTGCAGCTGAACAAAATTCCATGTCTGTTGACGTAATACGAAAAGCATTTCAAGCAACAGAGGAGGGATTCCTTTCTCTGGTTGTTAAGCAGTGGCCAACGAAACCTCAGATGGCTGCTGTCGGATCTTGCTGTCTGGTTGGAGTGATCTGCGATGGGACCCTTTATGTCGCGAACCTTGGTGATTCCCGGGCTGTTTTGGGGAGACTTGTCAAGGCTACAGGAGAAGTTCTAGCCCTCCAGCTTTCAGCTGAGCATAATGCAAGTTTTGAGTCCGTCAGACAGGAATTACATTCTATGCATCCCGATGACCCACAGATAGTGGTTTTGAAGCATAATGTATGGCGTGTAAAGGGTCTGATACAG ATTACGAGATCCATTGGCGATTTATATCTCAAAAATGCTGAGTACAATAAGGAGccattgtatgcaaaatttcgtTTGCGAGAACCTTTCAAAAGGCCCTTATTGAGCGCGGATCCATCAATTTCAGTGCATGAACTTGAACCACATGATCAATTTCTCATACTTGCTTCTGATGGTCTTTGGGAACATCTTAGCAATCAAGAAGCAGTTGATATCGTCCAAAATAGCTCTCACAGC GGAAGTGCTCGGCGGCTTGTAAAAGCTGCTTTGCAAGAAGCGGCAAAGAAAAGGGAGATGAGGTATTCTGACCTGAAGAAGATTGATCGTGGGGTGAGGAGACATTTTCATGATGATATCTCTGTCATAGTCGTGTTTCTAGATTCAAATCTTGTGAGTAGAGCCACATCACTTAGAGGGCCCTCTGTATCTCTGAGAGGAGGTGGTGTGAACCTCCTAGCAAGAAGTCTAGCTCCCACTCCCACATAA